A genomic region of Dunckerocampus dactyliophorus isolate RoL2022-P2 chromosome 8, RoL_Ddac_1.1, whole genome shotgun sequence contains the following coding sequences:
- the hp1bp3 gene encoding heterochromatin protein 1-binding protein 3, with protein MPIRRAAATPTQEKPPSATAETEPADTPDKSPSAEGEQPASSTETAEAKASDGEPAENGEKVDDVAADKAGEGAEKKGLSSLSVTNGQSEKCKDCVAGQCATHCYVPLLRLKDGYKYKKAKVKKVKRTIPVWASVAASKKRPVSNYAGTQNRLDHLLIEAITSFNHRSGVSYQSVMKYIVKKYPDMELDKKKFHIKKVMKKQLEKGTIKQLKGKGLSGTFTLGKQPSSSKKAGAKQESLGDALPLIITRLCEPKEASYYLIKKYLEQHFPSLDIENRPDVLKSALLKAVERRQLEQITGKGASGTFQLKRAGNQVPLKGGALEDAILAAITAMNEPKTCSFTTLRRYLLDANKDIKEYQLVANLRRTLTKCKVLGWMEQITGHGFTGTYRLSFPFYPSPTTLYPDKFNKQSMKANQPASKSRRRAASSDEEESEEEEEEEESEDEAPVRKRTSVKRPPPKVRQPPPTKKSDSTKARGRPLGKKSPAKKATTKRAPAKPSASKKEATTKATPVKRRAPAKRPKTPAVKKMAKRVAKRAAKRPATLEESPDESEADEEPAKETARGGAKRSTPEESSAKRPAAKNAKRGGAKRSKQEEVTPEEPAEKKQASKGRRSKADKSNEPVAKKAAPSNKKSTRKSKRGKN; from the exons ATGCCGATTCGCCGAGCAGCAGCGACTCCAACCCAGGAGAAGCCCCCCTCGGCCACAGCAGAGACAG AGCCTGCAGACACCCCCGACAAGTCTCCATCAGCTGAGGGCGAGCAGCCGGCATCTTCCACGGAGACCGCCGAGGCCAAGGCGAGTGACGGCGAGCCAGCGGAAAACGGCGAGAAGGTGGATGACGTGGCCGCTGACAAGGCAGGAGAGGGAGCGGAGAAAAAAGG TTTGTCTTCTCTGTCGGTGACAAACGGACAAAGTGAGAAATGCAAGGACTGCGTGGCTGGCCAGTGCGCAACACACTGCTATGTTCCCCTACTAAG GCTGAAGGATGGTTACAAGTACAAGAAAGCCAAAGTCAAGAAGGTGAAGAGGACCATCCCGGTGTGGGCGAGCGTCGCCGCCAGCAAAAAGCGGCCCGTCTCCAACTACGCTGGCACTCAGAACAGACTAGATCATCTCCTCATCGAAGCCATCACT TCTTTCAATCACAGGTCTGGCGTGTCCTACCAGTCAGTCATGAAGTACATTGTGAAAAAGTACCCTGACATGGAGCTGGACAAGAAAAAGTTTCACATCAAGAAAGTGATGAAGAAGCAGCTGGAGAAGGGCACGATCAAGCAG CTAAAAGGCAAAGGCCTCTCAGGAACCTTTACCCTTGGGAAGCAGCCCTCCTCGTCAAAG AAGGCCGGTGCCAAGCAGGAATCTCTGGGAGACGCTCTGCCGCTCATCATCACACGTCTGTGCGAGCCCAAGGAGGCTTCCTACTACCTGATCAAGAAGTACCTGGAGCAACACTTCCCTAGCCTCGACATAGAGAACAG GCCAGACGTCCTGAAGTCTGCCCTGTTAAAGGCGGTGGAGCGACGACAACTGGAGCAGATCACTGGGAAAGGAGCCTCTGGAACTTTCCAG CTCAAGCGCGCTGGCAACCAGGTGCCACTGAAGGGTGGGGCTCTGGAGGACGCCATCTTGGCGGCCATCACAGCCATGAATGAGCCCAAAACGTGCAGCTTCACCACACTGCGCAGGTACCTGCTGGACGCCAACAAGGACATCAAGGAATACCAGTTGG tggCCAACCTGAGGAGGACTCTGACAAAGTGTAAAGTCCTCGGCTGGATGGAGCAGATCACCGGTCACGGCTTCACAGGGACATACCGGCTCTCATTCCCCTTTTACCCAAG CCCAACCACTCTGTACCCAGACAAATTCAACAAGCAGTCCATGAAGGCCAATCAGCCCGCCTCCAAGTCCAGGCGGAGAGCTGCGTCTTCTGATGAGGAAGaatctgaggaggaggaggaagaagaggaatcTGAGGATGAAGCTCCGGTTCGGAAGAG GACGTCCGTGAAGAGGCCCCCGCCCAAGGTTCGACAACCACCCCCAACGAAGAAGTCCGACAGCACGAAAGCGAGAGGACGCCCTCTTGGTAAAAAGTCTCCTGCCAAGAAAGCGACGACCAAGAGGGCGCCAGCCAAACCATCAGCCTCCAAGAAAGAAGCTACCACTAAAGCCACGCCCGTGAAGAGGCGAGCACCCGCTAAGAGGCCAAAGACGCCAGCGGTCAAAAAGATGGCCAAACGAGTGGCCAAGCGAGCGGCCAAGCGACCCGCCACCCTAGAGGAGTCTCCCGATGAGTCTGAGGCAGACGAGGAGCCTGCAAAGGAGACGGCGAGGGGCGGGGCCAAGCGGTCGACACCCGAGGAGTCCTCGGCCAAGCGGCCTGCTGCCAAAAATGCAAAGAGGGGTGGGGCTAAGCGTTCAAAGCAGGAGGAGGTGACCCCAGAGGAACCAGCAGAGAAGAAACAGGCGAGCAAAGGCAGACGCTCCAAGGCAGACAAGAGCAACGAGCCTGTTGCCAAGAAGGCAGCACCAAGCAACAAGAAGTCCACTCGCAAGTCAAAAAGAGGCAAGAACTGA